A segment of the Acidimicrobiales bacterium genome:
GGTGACCTCGAACACCGCCTTGAGGTCGGGCTCGTCCCAGCAGGGGAACGCCCGGCGGGCGTCGGTGGCCTCGAACTGGGTGGTCGCCAGCACGTGCTCGGCGCCGTCGGCGCCCGTGAACGTGCTGCGGTAGAAGCCGTGGAGCTTGTCGTTCAGGATGCCGGCGAAGCCCACGTGGAGGGTCCAGTCGCCGGGCCGAGCGGTGGCGCCCAGGCGCAGGGTGGCCCGACCCGCGTCGTCGTCGAGCTCGACGGTGGCGTCGAGGCGGTCGCCGGTGGGCCCCTCGAGCCAGGCCTCGTCGATGGTGAGCTCGACCGCGTTGAGGACGACGGCGTCGACCGGCTCCGCGACCTCGATGGCGACCGCCTCGCGACCCCGGAACGTGGCGGTGGCCAGGTCGGGCTCGAGCTCGAGGCGGTAGCGGGACGGGCGGACCGTGCGGGGGAGGCGGTGGTCGAGCTCGCCGGGGGGCGTGGGGGCGGCCGGGGTCACGTCCGCCGAGCGTACGGCCCTGGGGACGCGAACGGCTACCGTCGCCCCGGTGAGCGACCTCCCCTACGACGTCGTGGGCCTCGGCAACGCGCTCGTCGACGTGCTCAGCCACGAGGACGACACGTTCCTCGAGCGCTTCGGGCTGGCCAAGGGCGCCATGCAGCTGATCGACACGGCCCGGGCCGAGGAGCTCTACGCGGCCATGGGGCCGGGCATCGAGATGTCGGGTGGTTCGGCCGCCAACACGCTCCACGGGTTGGCGTCGTTCGGGGGACGGGGCGCCTTCGTGGGCAAGGTGGCCGGCGATCAGCTGGGCGCGGTGTTCGGCCACGACCTGCGGGCCGCCGGCGTCGCCTTCGACACCGCCCCGGCCTCGGGCCGGGCGCCCACCGGCCGCTGTCTCATCCTGGTCACCCCCGACGCCCAGCGGACGCTCAACACGTTCCTCGGCGTGGCCAGCCACCTGACCCCCGACGACGTCGACCCCGAGCTGATCGGGTCGGCCCGGGTCACGTACCTCGAGGGCTACCTGTTCGACGAGCCGGCGGCCAAGGAGGCGTTCCGCACGGCGGCGCGCCTGGCCCACCGGGCGGGGAACAAGGTGGCGCTCACCCTGTCCGACGGCT
Coding sequences within it:
- a CDS encoding adenosine kinase, producing MSDLPYDVVGLGNALVDVLSHEDDTFLERFGLAKGAMQLIDTARAEELYAAMGPGIEMSGGSAANTLHGLASFGGRGAFVGKVAGDQLGAVFGHDLRAAGVAFDTAPASGRAPTGRCLILVTPDAQRTLNTFLGVASHLTPDDVDPELIGSARVTYLEGYLFDEPAAKEAFRTAARLAHRAGNKVALTLSDGFCVDRHRAEFLQLVEHEVDLLFANEPEICSLYRVDEFDDALQHVRHHCEVAALTRSAKGSVIVAGDEVHVIDAHPVGRVEDTTGAGDLYAAGFLYGYTQGLDLATCGRLGSLAAAEVISHLGARPSRALGELAAEALG